A region of Leishmania mexicana MHOM/GT/2001/U1103 complete genome, chromosome 8 DNA encodes the following proteins:
- a CDS encoding putative Zn-finger domain protein, with amino-acid sequence MQELPRRTAKKTRREATVEPLNTASSTATATKDEDGHRSGLAEDDLSGALPQISAAAASSFRGTRRNSTSGSIVECWICFDPTSTPLNPIVTHRCRCRGSVGYVHQKCIDRWVIQQRNRTCRSCGAPYQLVHSAYPPGANLPLRPHERRVFLLKFLIKPLLLESAETLCCVLLRFVVLPLLLGLVYSFHRWPLLWWPMSTFAGSPERNLSYTASTGVPGSQVVLENEDGTYTLTESFLAWADAILFGLVLCTVMNAVAVGWEKWNHYFHAARERLARETARHAEEGELAQPAAMPPVGPLDFHEENDATEGVEERAEATEQGVNNDSPPAAPPHHDAALPDGFIVEGWRPQWGPLPAAEQERPLREDARDARQPGVRAEARAAAGEQHSGSDSDSDNGDSDSGSDTPYRLSFVDGVFDTIDWVKSGAGGGGIKRLLPSSMRQLCYGLALTLLLRTIWGRVVVALAFAGFIVSWRYRHTRNVLTTQKRRLYEVAERVPLLSQEAVKTLFGVYLVDAFFFYGALPELGGMMLHYAVAPYMDVGFDRGFLAFFHGLTVLKVTLYWVVGAVLVMLLTAMELTVVGPLFANGVDLFFVRSFDARWDSVLGYWRCVVTQVFDSDPPRIVRGFLRVAVVELLVLLVFVRVPFWGMLGCRDLLWGDGTVAQTGLPLKMSLSLGVTTGYDISADASLDEWRRTEVLRVLAERVLLPFGAMYAAGVREQLGPMFDSIPLDTIDLLEVTAASSTSVKPATRQLWEQVWGNMSDRSVFLFHLIDPDSAKRVAAESEGFRHTLERVQEPMEWLRVATSEDGVCNTVMVLSSSAEWLGTPERQPPVADLEAIVAPPFRVSEQQSTSTALAHQMVLDAWRNTYQEAMGRIASVLHPEAVPTPPSLYPEHDSVQEEPHTVSAIKCYMAALHLSYPYVSMGRWRALAYEWWSLLLLRNTFANYVVDVLKYVAAISTVFSCFAVYPLQRAQLRILFPVVRWIGQSVVHMEHYLFDPEQLRAVEGFVEQEGEDELVLPPMVEPLGFDRREEYVEEAAIPSYLLLRRVVVAVLFLVVASFMVWIVPVLCGTLLLCITRNALPVLVGAASLSFLCWNPTLFARSVILGTALTIAIVFVVPIVGIIYIGPFAQLLWSSYPTLVEETFERQYDVHQMVGPYTGSVTGGNGNADGDSDDDWESVDSRDMVDGDAETPHQDGEAEPNIGDEPRGDVQAVPAH; translated from the coding sequence ATGCAGGAGCTCCCTCGTCGAACGGCGAAGAAAACTCGGCGGGAGGCAACTGTTGAGCCTCTCAACACCGCCTCATCCACCGCGACGGCCACGAAAGATGAGGATGGCCACAGGAGTGGACTGGCTGAGGATGACCTCTCAGGCGCGCTTCCGCAAAtctctgcagctgctgcctcgTCCTTCCGTGGGACGAGGCGCAACTCCACATCGGGGTCCATCGTTGAGTGCTGGATCTGCTTCGACCCCACCAGCACCCCCTTGAACCCTATCGTCACCcaccgatgccgctgccgcggttcTGTGGGATATGTGCATCAAAAGTGCATCGATCGCTGGGTCATTCAGCAGCGCAACCgcacctgccgcagctgcggggCGCCCTACCAGCTGGTGCACTCCGCATATCCCCCTGGTGCGAACCTTCCGCTGAGGCCGCACGAGCGTCGCGTGTTCCTTTTGAAGTTTTTGATTAAGCCGCTCCTTCTCGAATCCGCCGAGACGCTCTGCTGCGTGCTTCTGCGCTTTGTCGTTCTCCCGCTCCTGCTCGGACTTGTCTACAGTTTTCATCGCTGGCCACTGCTGTGGTGGCCCATGTCAACCTTTGCAGGGTCACCGGAGCGCAACTTGAGCTACACCGCCTCAACCGGCGTGCCCGGCAGCCAGGTGGTGCTGGAGAATGAGGACGGCACGTACACCTTGACGGAGTCCTTCTTGGCGTGGGCCGACGCGATTCTCTTTGGCCTCGTCCTGTGCACCGTGATGAACGCGGTGGCTGTGGGTTGGGAGAAGTGGAACCACTACTTCCACGCTGCCCGGGAGCGACTCGCCCGCGAGACAGCGAGGCATGCTGAGGAAGGGGAGTTGGCACAACCGGCAGCGATGCCTCCGGTAGGCCCTCTCGACTTTCACGAGGAGAACGACGCGACGGAGGGAGTTGAGGAGcgggcggaggcgacggagcAGGGAGTGAACAATGATTCTccaccggcggcgccgccgcatcaTGACGCAGCGTTACCAGACGGCTTTATCGTTGAGGGGTGGAGACCGCAATGGGGACCTCTGCCGGCAgcggagcaggagcgtcCGCTCCGCGAGGATGCGCGTGACGCGCGTCAACCTGGGGTACGAGCagaggcgagggcggcagcaggcgagcAACACTCGGGCAGCGATAGCGACAGCGATAATGGCGACTcagacagcggcagcgacacgcCCTACCGGCTTTCCTTCGTCGACGGGGTTTTTGACACGATCGATTGGGTGAAGTcaggcgccggtggcggcggcataAAGCGGCTCCTCCCTTCATCGATGCGGCAGCTCTGCTACGGCCTTGcactgacgctgctgctgcgcacaaTCTGGGGCAGGGTAGTCGTAGCGCTTGCCTTTGCTGGCTTCATCGTGAGTTGGCGCTACCGCCACACGCGAAACGTCCTCACCACACAGAAGCGGCGCTTATacgaggtggcggagcgcgtgccgctgctgtcgcaggAGGCAGTGAAGACACTCTTTGGGGTGTACCTCGTGGAtgcttttttcttttacGGTGCGTTGCCCGAGCTGGGAGGGATGATGCTGCACTACGCCGTCGCCCCGTACATGGATGTCGGCTTTGATCGCGGCTTCCTGGCCTTTTTTCACGGACTCACCGTGCTGAAAGTGACGCTCTACTGGGTGGTAGGCGCGGTGCTGGTGATGCTGCTCACTGCGATGGAGTTGACGGTTGTGGGCCCCTTGTTTGCCAACGGCGTCGATTTGTTCTTTGTGCGCAGCTTCGATGCCCGCTGGGACTCCGTCCTGGGGTACTGGCGCTGTGTCGTGACTCAGGTATTCGACTCCGACCCTCCCCGCATCGTTCGCGGCTTTCTCCGCGTGGCGGTTGTGGAGCTGTTGGTGCTGCTTGTCTTTGTGCGGGTGCCGTTTTGGGGAATGCTCGGGTGCCGTGACTTGTTGTGGGGTGATGGCACAGTTGCGCAGACGGGGCTTCCACTGAAAATGTCTCTTTCACTGGGGGTGACGACCGGATACGACATCAGCGCAGACGCCAGCCTTGACGAGTGGCGCCGCaccgaggtgctgcgcgttTTGGCGGAGCGGGTGCTGCTCCCTTTTGGTGCCATGTACGCAGCCGGAGTACGGGAGCAACTGGGGCCAATGTTTGATTCAATCCCTCTCGACACCATCGACCTTCTGGAGGTGACTGCAGCGAGCTCCACTTCCGTGAAACCCGCCACGCGACAGCTGTGGGAGCAGGTCTGGGGCAACATGTCAGATCGCTCAGTGTTCCTTTTTCACCTCATCGACCCTGACTCCGCCAAGAGGGTTGCAGCGGAGTCGGAGGGGTTTCGCCACACGCTGGAGCGCGTGCAGGAGCCGATGGAGTGGCTACGGGTCGCAACATCCGAAGATGGCGTGTGCAACACGGTGATGGTCTTGTCCTCCTCAGCCGAGTGGCTAGGGACGccggagcggcagccgcccgTCGCAGATTTAGAGGCCATTGTGGCGCCGCCGTTCAGGGTTTCAGAGCAGCAGAGCACCTCAACCGCGCTTGCGCATCAGATGGTGCTCGACGCGTGGAGAAATACGTACCAGGAGGCCATGGGGCGCATTGCCAGTGTCCTGCACCCCGAGGCGGtcccgacgccgccgtcgttgtACCCAGAGCACGACtcggtgcaggaggagccTCACACCGTGAGCGCGATCAAGTGCTACATGGCCGCACTGCACTTGTCGTACCCTTACGTGAGCATGGGCCGCTGGCGCGCCCTCGCGTACGAGTGGtggtcactgctgctgctgcgcaacaCATTCGCGAACTACGTCGTCGACGTGCTCAAGTACGTGGCAGCCATATCAACAGTTTTCTCCTGCTTCGCCGTGTACCCACTCCAGCGAGCGCAGCTACGCATTCTCTTTCCGGTGGTTCGCTGGATTGGTCAGAGTGTCGTGCACATGGAGCACTACCTGTTTGACCCAGAGCAGCTTCGCGCGGTGGAGGGGTTTGTGGAACAGGAGGGCGAGGACGAACTTGTGCTGCCTCCGATGGTCGAACCGCTGGGGTTCGACCGGCGCGAGGAGTATGTGGAGGAGGCCGCTATCCCATCCTACCTCCTGCTGCGtcgtgtggtggtggctgttcTCTTCCTCGTTGTCGCGTCCTTCATGGTTTGGATCGTTCCCGTGCTGTGCGGCACTCTCCTCCTGTGCATCACGAGGAACGCGCTACCGGTGCTTGTGGGGGCGGCCTCCTTGAGCTTCCTCTGCTGGAACCCAACTTTGTTCGCCCGCTCTGTCATCCTCGGGACAGCCCTCACCATCGCTATTGTGTTCGTTGTGCCGATCGTCGGCATCATCTACATCGGACCgtttgcgcagctgctctggAGCAGCTACCCCACCCTGGTGGAGGAGACGTTTGAGCGGCAGTACGACGTGCACCAGATGGTAGGACCTTACACGGGCTCCGTCAcaggcggcaacggcaacgcGGACGGCGACTCCGATGACGACTGGGAAAGCGTCGACTCCCGCGACATGGTTGACGGCGATGCCGAGACCCCACACCAGGATGGAGAAGCGGAGCCAAACATCGGGGACGAGCCTCGCGGCGACGTGCAAGCCGTACCGGCTCACTAG
- a CDS encoding putative ABC transporter domain protein, which produces MFSTVTERTPATVGKLSPSSGVLSIPDNVSPVTTEEVPKSRDSLHNDVSLSELSRQAVLQSEPVVLRLNHVGKSYPIAGSDERVVALKDITLAEPEHSNAAAATQEASFTNSRQRGNLPPPFSPVRRGEFVMIRGPSGGGKTTLLNIIGSIDSCTEGTVELNGIIIDKDTKESVLADIRLKNLGFVFQTFNLIATMTAAENVELPMTLLGKMSAKAMRLRSRQLLTLVGLRNRINHLPSELSGGEQQRVTIARSLANNPSLLLLDEPTGDLDTANTIEVMDLLMRINRRTKTTCIMVTHNPDIECYADRILYVSDGRFAKEVFNTLPTCLKLESYTKYLAAKEKAITGFAEAGTGEDDSEPGTTAAVAGDIENKDCEVQKPNSEVLIESLTEGRPACPMVPPATSRSAAAHPLCPPAAAMALSINSVTQTFLDNTHHGIASVPPASISSPVLHHEEREVPNAL; this is translated from the coding sequence ATGTTCTCGACGGTGACGGAAAGGACGCCTGCGACGGTGGGGAAGTTGTCGCCGTCTTCAGGGGTACTCAGTATTCCTGATAACGTCAGCCCCGTGacgacggaggaggtgccaAAGAGCCGCGACAGCCTTCACAATGATGTGTCCCTGTCGGAGCTGTCGCGGCAGGCTGTGCTGCAGTCCGAGCCGGTGGTGCTACGCTTGAACCACGTTGGCAAAAGCTACCCTATTGCCGGCTCCGATGAGCGAGTTGTGGCGCTCAAGGATATTACCCTGGCGGAGCCAGAGCATTCgaacgcggcagcagcgactcaGGAGGCCTCCTTCACGAACTCCAGGCAACGCGGCAACCTACCTCCGCCGTTTTCGCCGGTGCGACGCGGCGAGTTTGTCATGATCCGTGGGcccagcggtggtggcaagACAACGTTGCTAAACATCATTGGCAGCATCGACTCCTGCACCGAAGGTACAGTCGAGCTAAATGGGATCATCATCGACAAGGACACCAAGGAGAGCGTTTTGGCAGACATCCGCCTGAAAAATCTCGGCTTCGTGTTCCAGACGTTTAACTTGATCGCCACCATGACAGCCGCTGAGAACGTCGAGCTGCCTATGACGCTACTGGGCAAGATGTCGGCGAAAGCAATGCGGCTGCGGTCTCGCCAACTGCTCACGCTAGTCGGACTGCGCAACCGCATCAACCACCTCCCCTCCGAGCTCAGTggtggcgagcagcagcgtgtgaCGATTGCGCGAAGTTTGGCGAACAATCCGTCTCTCCTCTTGCTCGACGAGCCGACAGGCGACCTGGACACGGCTAACACGATCGAGGTGATGGATCTCCTCATGCGCATCAACCGCCGCACCAAGACGACGTGCATCATGGTCACACATAATCCTGACATCGAGTGCTACGCTGACCGCATCCTTTACGTGAGCGACGGCCGCTTTGCCAAGGAGGTTTTCAATACGCTGCCTACGTGCCTCAAACTGGAGAGCTACACCAAGTACCTGGCCGCCAAAGAGAAGGCGATCACTGGTTTTGCGGAGGCCGGGACTGGCGAGGATGACAGCGAGCCGGGAAccactgcggcggtggcaggagACATCGAGAACAAGGATTGTGAGGTTCAAAAGCCGAACTCCGAGGTGCTGATAGAGTCGCTTACCGAGGGGCGACCAGCGTGTCCCATGGTGCCGCCTGCCACGTCGCgctccgcagctgcacaccctctctgccctccggccgccgccatggcACTGAGCATCAACAGCGTCACGCAGACTTTCCTAGACAACACGCATCACGGCATCGCCTCCGTGCCCCCTGCGTCCATTTCTTCACCGGTGTTGCACcacgaggagagggaggtccCCAACGCACTGTAG